Part of the Salminus brasiliensis chromosome 2, fSalBra1.hap2, whole genome shotgun sequence genome, GAGTCAGGGGAGTCTGGGCTACCTGACACTGACcttgaaactgaaactgaaacacaAGGTCAGTACTCTTCAGATCTATTTTCTTGTTGAGGACATCTCAAACAaacacattattacattatatttcatgtATCTGAATGAAAACATGTTACTTAACAGAAATAAGCTACTGTGTTATTTACATGTGGTGACAGCTGGTGTTTATGATGGCTACTATAGCTAAGTTAGTCATTTGTATTAGGAAAAAGATGGAATCCACAAACTACACTTTGCCAGTTTTCTATATCTTAACACAGACTGTGTATTCCATAAaattgtacagtgtacagcataAATCAGACAGACAATATTTCTAACAACAGTTACTTGAGCGTCAAATGATGACTGATGAGGAGTAGAACAAGGTTTCCTGATCAGATTAATCCAGGTACCATCTTCATTATGCTAATGCAATGAAATTCTGGGGGGATTTTTAGATAGAACATCTAAAATGTTAATCTAATAAAATCTGTGACATATACTGCTGTTGATTATCCTTAGTGGATATGCAGTTTAGTCATACTTGGTGGAGAGTTCTAGCATTATAATCCACTATCACATACGGTATGTATTGCTACCAAATGGTTCCAGGATATTGACAGTTTTCCAGTTTTCATTTCTTCAGTAATTTGCACAGTCTCAAAATCAGCAGGCCAATTTCCAATTGCATTGTGTATCCTGCATCTTGTAGAGTCCACACCTAAGTAAATTCATCTAGAAAACAAAGATGCTGAAACCTGTTCCTAGATACTAAATTGGCAACTCTATGTAAATATACCCTACATGGAAGTAAAGTCCCAAAAGAATTGGGACACTTCTTAATCAtaaaattcaggtgtttcattcagtcccattgtcaaagatgtttaaaatcaagcacccaaccatgcagtctgcccTTACAaccattagtgaaagaatgggttgtTCTAAGGAGCTCACTAAATTCCAGAGTGATATTGTAATAGAatgccaccattgcaacaagtgagtttgtgaaatttcttccaTCCTAGATATTCCACGATCAGtggtgagtggtattattgaaaagtgacATCATTTAGCAACAGCAACTTAGCCACAAAGTGGCAGACCATGTAATGTTACAGAGCGAGGTTCCCAAGTTCTGAGGTGCATAGCGTATAGAAGTCGCCAACACTTCAGATTTGCTGTTAGAGCtgtaggtgtctcaatactgtAATACAATCATGTCAGTATAGTGTAAATACACCAGTAACTACTGTGTTCCTGATTTCTGTAAATGCATTATGTAAAGTGTGCATTATCAATTAGTATGAATGTAACAGAAAGTGTTCATgtgaaatattaattaaaacatgAGGTTTGTccaacacatttttaaataaagtccTTGAAAATACTCAGTACTACAAATGATTTAACGCATATTTATGTGTCTTTGTCACCGGTGTGGGTCATGTTCTGGTTGGGTGATAAGGTATGCCAACATGTCTGCTCTGTACCTGCCTGGGAGGATCTGTGTACTGCGATGATGTGAAGCTGGTGCACGTGCCACCTCTCCCCAAAGATACCACTCACTTCTATGCCCGCTACAACAAGATAGCCAAGATCAACAAATCGGATTTTGCCAACATGAGTATGTGTTCCTTAAAACAGTTTTCAGTTATTTAGAAACTTTTACACTAAATAAGGTACATTTAGACTGCCAATAAGTTacttgttaattaattaattcatttttccAAATCTTGCATTTTTACTCTGCATCATTAAGACAAATTGAAGAGGATCGATTTGACAAACAATGCCATCTCCAAGATCGACGATGGTGCACTCTTTGGTCTGCCTGCATTGGAGGAGCTCATAATAAGGGAAAACAAGGTGGCACAACTCCCGGCTCTGCCACCCACCATGACCCTTGTGGATGCCAGTCACAACAAATTGGGCAGTACTGGCATCCAGAATGAAGCCTTCAAGGTGAGTGGGTTTGTATGAGTGGGTGCACTCTGTGGGATACTTTAACTGCAAATGGTTTTGAGTTTGCTCTGCGCAGAATGTGGTTGATTTGAAACTGTCCCTGTCAAATCATACAACCAGTTAATGGAATTCTCCCCTCAAATATATAAGCAAACCATGTATGAGGTAAATAAGCCCTACTGTGCGGCCAgtgaaaaatgtaatatatacttCAAATTTGGACTTATGCCATTGCCATTATGACATTTAGGATCTCAATAATTAATGTCGTCAACGTCTCTAGAACAGGGGTGTTGGAACTTCTCTAGTCATGGAGTGTTGGTGTTCCTCACATTGCAATGATTTCTTTGCTCAAACATACCTGATACAACAAGTTAATTACTAAACTACTCAGTGGCTGTTCTAAGAGGACAAATCTCTGTCATGTATTTCCAATTTTCACCTTACATTTCTGctgaaaagcaataaaaaacaaatattaagCATTTTGAACGAATTCAAATTGCGGTCACGGAACTTGTATGTTTTTCCATTTCTTTACAAAAATCAATTATAATGAGAAACATTCTGCCATTTTCGTGGTGCTATTTTTTCTATACGAAGCAGTATATGAAGGATCCTTTACTTTGGAACATACTTCTATGACATAGTGGccaagaaatgcagcctacctcggCTGTAGATTAGGCTTTGGAAGGCAGCTATTGTGTCACATACATCTTGCTGCCTGTATTATGAATTGTCCAGTCATGGCATTGTAATAATCCCTTATCCACCACAAAATACTCCCTACTTTTTATGGAATTAGTTGAAGGCATTTAATCCAGAGATTTGTGTATTATGTGATTCTTTAACAggttttttaaaattaaaattgccTTGTTAACATGTTAGGTAATGTTTTGGGGGGTTTCcacaaaaaaagaggacacaggTCCCTTCAAACACATGTAGAACAGTCATTGAACACCAGGGTATTAAATACAGCTTCTAGATCTGAGCAGTTCTCTTTCACTGCCAGTGTATGCAAGccataaaatgaattaatattaatattagtaatatcgATAGACATCTAtactaccagtcaaaagttttagaacatcATAATTTTCCAGTTGTTCGACATTTAAGCACTTTAAGTCCAGTGATCAAACCTGAAATCATTCAAAGTTCAGTGTCCTGGCAAAGGTAAGCAGGAAAATGCCATTGCTTTTGAGGGAATCAAATGAACTAAAGACTAATGTAAGGAAAGTAAATTAAGCTTTGAAAATTGCTGCATACAATTTACAATTTTTGCACTTTCTACAGCGGAATTTAGACAACATGGCAGATCTGATTGCTATCATAATGCAGAGAGACCATTATAACTCTTATaagtggagctgcaggtttgacaagtggagtggcagtaagaataagaaaataataagaaaagggtttgggtttgttctaaaacttttgactggtactgtacatTTGTAGCATTCTGGGGCTTCTAGGATTCATATCTGCTTGTAATCATCTTGCTTTTGCCTTTTAGGACATGACTCAGCTGCTGTATCTGTACTTGACGGACAACAACATTGACCACATCCCTGTTCCTTTGCCGGACAGTCTGCGTTCTCTGCACCTACAGGTACCTGTACTCCCACCTCACTGCTGCCACCTTGTGGACAACTGCCGCAGTTGCCAGTTTACAGTCAGACACTCACCACAGCAGACCACTATTAAGAGTGATGTAGAGGCTACAACACGTGCCAAAGGGCCTTCAGTACTACATTAATATGCTAGTCAGTCATGAAAAATGTTTAAAgctatttatctcagcagtaagCGAGCTTGGGCTTGTACAAACACAAGTGAAGTAGTCAGAATGTTGCTGTCCTTCAGAAAAGGTAGTGATGTATTGATTAGAGGAGTACAGTTAGAAGGACACAGGTTGGGTTGatgacttctctgtgaacttcagccactgtatggatttgttcagttccaccagcagctcacctgacttactttaatgaaggactgattagaatAACTAGGTGGTGGATGGCAACTGTAAGTACTGGCCTTCTTTGAGAAGAGGTCTGGACATTGTAAAGCtaccacactctcacacacacatcacaatgcactatttttttgtatttatttcaacgttaaaaacactttctgctcaGATCAGTAGCCTTACACAACATATCCCTAGATGCCTTCTCCACAGTACTGATTACCCCAAGCCACTAACGATTGCATAGGCTCAGCACATTTTAGTATCTTCAACTCAataagggcttgttaatgatcTAAACAGTTGAACAAGGTGTTTCAATAAGAAAAAATGGCTGTGCTTGGCACAGGTACTTTAGGGCTTGTGACACTGGCCTTGTCCAGTTTTGTAAGCATAATTTAATAGCAAGAGTCTGACCTTTTTCTCCATATATAATGTTCCCTCCCAGAACAACAACATCCAGATCATACACGAGGACACTTTCTGCAATCTGAACGACTTGAACTACATTCGCAATGCGCTTGAGGATGTCCGCCTGGACGGCAACCCCATCAACCTCAGCAGAACCCCACAGGCCTACGTCTGTTTGCCGCGTATCCCTGTTGGTGCCCTAATttaagctcacacacacacatacagatacacACCAAAACCTCTGTGAGAGTTTCcaactttctttttcttttttttttaaccttggGCTGAAGTAAACATTTGTATATGAATGGCTGTTTTATACTggaggtttgcacacacttccACTTTTCAGCTGCTCGTTCATCTCAATAacctgttgttttttgtttcgatttttgttttgttaagtttttccacccacacatacatatgtgcaataaacactaggggtgggtgatatggtaCAAATATAATATCACGTTATTTAAAGATACACAAtacatatcacaatatttcaacATGCAGAAAAACTGCTATTTAAATACTCTCCCATGCCAAGTACAGTACAGGGCtttatattcaacatctgctgcacatCGAATTCAACAGggctaattacactctctgttaTTAAACGTGCGGTATCCACGACACGCTGGCTTATCAAAATATCGCCATATCGCCCGCCCCTAATAAACACACATTGTTTAACATGTTTAAATGTAGCAAACCTAAACTGATGTGTGAGCGAATCTCTGGAAGAAAGAAAACACAATTCAAGGATCTTTGCCTTTGAAATACTTTCTTGCTCAAGTCAAGTAGAAGGAAATACAAAAACAATTATGAACAACAGTGAATACAAACGatcagtttctgatcacataaaTAACTGCAAAAATAACAGCAACTTGTTCGCCTTTTTGGGACTGGCTGTCCTAACCAGACAAATAATGTCtaaatatgtttgttttgtaaagaaaaataataattctataTTGTTAATATTCCTATAATTTTAACACTTTTTTGGAAACTATTCACGTAACGTAAATCAATTGAAGCTGGTGCTCAATGAAGTTCTGAAAGGTTAAATTGATTATCTAATGCAATAAAAAAAGCATAACACAACCATTTTGTTGTAAAGTCTGTattgtaatataaaaatatatatattctgataCCTTTTGTATGTGAACTGCAATATTTGGTATAGAACAATTCAAAATTGTTGTTTTGACCATGGGCAACAGCCTTTTAAATGAACACTTTTCCACAAACTGTTGTACTGTGTGAGGGCAATGGGAACAACAGGGGCTATTATACTAGCCCGGCAATGTGTGCTTTGTATGGAAATACCACAATTGAATAAAGTTGTCTTCATGACGGCTCCAAAACAGAGCTGGCTTAACGTTTTCATTGACAGTTTAAGCTGGGCTGCAAAAATATCAAAGGATAAAGCCTGAAATGGTGTCCATAACGCATTTAAACACTGCTACCACAACAAAAACTATAACTGTTCATAATCACAAAAGAAAACATCACATCTAACAAGTAGCATCTTCCAACAGACCTGAGACCTGAAGAAGTGAATAAGGAAACTATGTACACAGAATCAGAAATCAATTAACAATAACAGTTCTTTTGGCACATTCTAAAAGTTCTCAATCAGCTTCTCAAACAAATCCAGGAatttctgtctcctctctatGGATGCCGTTTCCATTTCTACTTCTGCTAATTTGCCGTCTTCCAGAGCGGTGTCGTTCAGGTCGACCCCCTGGTCCCCTCCGGCACCCACCCGCTGTCTCTCGAGGGTGGCTCGGTTCCTTTCTAGCTTCGCTCGCTCCTTGTCCATCTCCGCCCGCTCTTTCTCCAGCTGAGCGCGTTCATGCTCTACCGACGCCCTGTCCCTCTCCACGGCGGCCTTCTCCCGCTCTAGAGATGCCCGGTCCCGGTCCAGGGCGGCCAGTTCCCTCTCCAGCCCAGCCCTCTCCCTGTCTAGCaccatcttctctctctccagtaCCATGCGCTCGCTCTCCAGGGCGGCCCGGTCGCTTTCCAGCAGGACCCTCTCCTGCTCCATCTCGTCCCGATCGCTGCCGGTTTCCGTCCTGTCCCGCGTGGTCTCCTCCGACAGCCTCGACTCCTCTCCTTCCACGAGAAACTCGATTTCGCTCTGGTATGAGTCACGGCCCCTCTTTCTGGGTCTGTCAGGGCGAAAGTCGCTGTCGTCGCCGAGCGATGCAGTGGAGACCATGGCTTCGCTGTCGTTCAGCCTGCCTTCCATCGCATCATCCATGAGGGAGAACCACTGCCAGTTGGTGGGGTTGACTGTGACACCAGGTGGAGGGTTCTTCATCTCCTGAAACATGACAGATACCATGACAGATACTTAATACAGGACTATATTTACACCAACAGTGGCAAGAGAGAGTGCTAGAGTGGTTGCGTCAATCAGAAGGTACCAATTCAACTGCATGCTAGAAATATAGGTCACTAATGACCTAATCATATTTTGAATTTGTATTATGGACAGCAAAGCTAGAGTCAACAGTTGCTGTTATTCCATTTGGTAAGTGGGCTTGCTAGTATTGCTAGAGTTGAAATTTTACATAAAGAATATATAAAAATCATAGACTTTTATAGACTTTGAACTGATTTGTGCTACATtaagaaaatcaatactgtCTGTGAAACTGAGCCCTGACAGTATCTTACATGCAGTATATTTTACttgcaaaaaaaatgctaatggtTGATTTGAGGCCTCCACATTCACACAGACATCTTAAAGCACAAGGATTGTATTTGCTTGGAATTCAGTTATAAAAGGCCTCATAATGTATGGATTTGCAATTCTCTGTGTTT contains:
- the epyc gene encoding epiphycan, with translation MMKMVLCRLLLGLLVLNVALASPRRFARQVELDNYDVDVDLDNFDLDNDLDYYGIGEPQIEIGTLAPDEDNYPAPGASLEEEEEEEQQREKERQNKKKIPTKPQLIPSGSGEPGVLMGPDTQGEEELLPTPQPTPQEGAGEIVESGESGLPDTDLETETETQGMPTCLLCTCLGGSVYCDDVKLVHVPPLPKDTTHFYARYNKIAKINKSDFANMNKLKRIDLTNNAISKIDDGALFGLPALEELIIRENKVAQLPALPPTMTLVDASHNKLGSTGIQNEAFKDMTQLLYLYLTDNNIDHIPVPLPDSLRSLHLQNNNIQIIHEDTFCNLNDLNYIRNALEDVRLDGNPINLSRTPQAYVCLPRIPVGALI
- the LOC140549343 gene encoding uncharacterized protein; the encoded protein is MKLFDMDHALYVVQTPPDENDDTLINPDFTYKLSEAELVKFVRLRAANDALFTGKRNTSVIAWRAILKEMGIQRKMSTSQARKKWENLKKKYKEMKNPPPGVTVNPTNWQWFSLMDDAMEGRLNDSEAMVSTASLGDDSDFRPDRPRKRGRDSYQSEIEFLVEGEESRLSEETTRDRTETGSDRDEMEQERVLLESDRAALESERMVLEREKMVLDRERAGLERELAALDRDRASLEREKAAVERDRASVEHERAQLEKERAEMDKERAKLERNRATLERQRVGAGGDQGVDLNDTALEDGKLAEVEMETASIERRQKFLDLFEKLIENF